In Sulfitobacter sp. OXR-159, one DNA window encodes the following:
- a CDS encoding methionine ABC transporter permease encodes MSANLINLLIEATGQTLYMVAVSAILGTVFGLPLGLFLATSQRGELLSAPWVNKVLGLVVNATRSVPFIILVVAIIPFTRMVAGTSIGTTAAIVPLTIATVPFIARLVENAIREVDSGLIEAARAMGATPLQIIRKVLLPEALPGITLGLTLAIVSLIGYSAMVGAVGGEGLGDLGIRYGYQRFMPDVMAIVVIILIVLVQLVQSIGERIASAVDKRATKSGGQ; translated from the coding sequence ATGTCGGCTAATCTGATTAACCTTTTGATCGAAGCGACGGGGCAAACGCTCTATATGGTGGCGGTATCCGCGATCCTTGGCACGGTCTTTGGTCTGCCGCTGGGGCTGTTTCTGGCCACCTCGCAACGCGGGGAACTGCTGTCCGCGCCTTGGGTGAACAAGGTGCTCGGGCTGGTGGTGAACGCCACGCGCTCCGTTCCGTTTATCATTCTCGTTGTGGCGATCATTCCCTTTACCCGCATGGTGGCCGGAACCTCTATCGGCACCACGGCGGCCATTGTGCCGCTGACTATCGCGACGGTCCCCTTCATCGCGCGTCTGGTGGAAAACGCGATCCGTGAGGTCGATTCCGGGTTGATCGAAGCCGCCCGCGCGATGGGTGCGACGCCGCTGCAGATCATCCGCAAAGTGCTGCTGCCCGAAGCGCTCCCCGGCATCACGCTGGGCCTGACCTTGGCGATTGTCAGCCTGATTGGCTATTCCGCCATGGTCGGGGCCGTAGGGGGCGAAGGGCTGGGAGACCTTGGTATTCGATATGGATATCAACGGTTTATGCCTGACGTTATGGCAATCGTCGTGATCATCCTTATCGTCTTGGTACAGCTTGTGCAGTCCATCGGCGAGCGTATCGCCAGCGCCGTGGACAAACGGGCCACCAAAAGCGGCGGCCAATAG
- a CDS encoding ABC transporter substrate-binding protein: protein MKTVKLMGTAASLLVMGVTQSAAQDLTVGYFLEWPMPFQYAKAEGMYDEALGTSVNWVSFDSGTAMSAAMASGDVHMSVSQGVPPFVVATSAGQDIQILDVAVSYSENDNCVIREELEIDKSSVAELAGKKVAVPLGTAAHYGFLKQMSHFGVDVGSLDVVDMAPPDGAAAIAQGSVDMACGWGGSLRRMLEHGNILLTGAEKEELGILVFDVTSGPASWVAENSDTVSAFLKVTAEANAMWADEANQAKMLPVIAKDAGMDEDATMETIATFTFPSLEDQMGEKWLGGGAQEFMKGVADVFVEAGAIDAALDSYDDAVNTGPLQAAGEM from the coding sequence ATGAAGACCGTGAAACTGATGGGCACCGCCGCCAGCCTGCTTGTGATGGGTGTCACCCAATCTGCCGCGCAGGATTTGACCGTGGGGTATTTCCTCGAATGGCCGATGCCGTTCCAATATGCCAAGGCCGAGGGAATGTATGACGAAGCCCTTGGCACCAGTGTGAATTGGGTCAGCTTCGACTCCGGCACAGCTATGTCGGCGGCGATGGCGTCGGGCGATGTGCATATGTCGGTAAGCCAAGGCGTGCCGCCCTTCGTGGTTGCGACCTCGGCGGGGCAAGATATTCAGATTCTCGATGTCGCGGTCAGCTATTCCGAAAATGATAACTGCGTGATCCGGGAGGAGTTAGAGATCGACAAATCCTCTGTCGCGGAACTGGCAGGCAAGAAGGTCGCAGTGCCACTCGGCACCGCTGCGCACTACGGTTTTCTCAAGCAAATGAGCCACTTCGGCGTCGATGTTGGGTCGCTTGATGTGGTCGATATGGCGCCGCCTGATGGCGCTGCAGCCATCGCGCAGGGCTCGGTCGATATGGCCTGCGGCTGGGGCGGCTCTCTGCGGCGGATGCTGGAGCATGGCAATATCCTTTTGACGGGCGCCGAGAAAGAAGAACTGGGCATTCTCGTTTTCGACGTGACCTCTGGCCCGGCGTCTTGGGTGGCTGAAAATTCCGATACGGTGTCTGCTTTCCTGAAAGTCACGGCAGAAGCGAATGCGATGTGGGCCGATGAGGCCAATCAAGCCAAGATGCTGCCCGTGATCGCCAAGGACGCCGGCATGGACGAAGACGCCACGATGGAAACGATCGCGACCTTCACCTTCCCCTCGCTTGAGGATCAGATGGGAGAGAAATGGCTCGGGGGTGGCGCGCAGGAGTTCATGAAAGGCGTCGCAGATGTCTTTGTCGAAGCGGGCGCGATCGACGCGGCGCTCGACAGCTACGACGACGCGGTCAACACCGGTCCGTTGCAGGCCGCAGGCGAGATGTAA
- a CDS encoding MetQ/NlpA family ABC transporter substrate-binding protein → MLRLTTLTSVLALMATGLAAEEIKVGVSPGEHAEIMEEVARIAEPMGLDIDVVEFSDYVVPNQALADGDIQANSFQHVPYLEAQMKDRGFELSVVGNTITTPMGVYSDKITALADLEEGATFGIPNDPTNGGRALLVLQELGLIKVDEAAGLVPTVLDITENPKDLSFKELDAAQLPRSLADLDAALINTNYAIASGLSPKEDSIAMESAENPYVNVIAVRKGDEEAAWVETLLKAYHSDEIKAFIDESYQGTVITSW, encoded by the coding sequence ATGCTTCGTCTTACGACACTCACCTCCGTTCTGGCGCTGATGGCCACCGGTCTTGCCGCCGAGGAAATCAAAGTCGGCGTTTCCCCCGGCGAGCACGCCGAGATCATGGAAGAGGTCGCCCGTATCGCTGAGCCGATGGGCTTGGACATCGATGTGGTCGAATTCTCTGACTACGTGGTCCCGAACCAAGCGCTGGCCGATGGCGACATTCAGGCCAACTCGTTCCAGCACGTGCCGTATCTTGAAGCGCAGATGAAAGACCGCGGCTTTGAGTTGAGCGTCGTCGGCAACACCATCACGACCCCCATGGGTGTCTATTCGGACAAGATCACCGCGCTTGCCGATCTGGAAGAAGGGGCAACATTCGGCATCCCGAACGATCCTACAAACGGTGGCCGCGCCCTGCTGGTTCTGCAAGAACTGGGTCTGATCAAGGTGGATGAGGCCGCAGGTCTGGTGCCGACCGTGCTCGACATCACCGAGAACCCCAAGGACCTGTCCTTCAAAGAGCTTGATGCCGCCCAACTGCCGCGGTCGCTGGCCGATCTGGATGCGGCTTTGATCAATACCAACTACGCGATTGCCTCGGGTCTGAGCCCCAAGGAAGATTCCATCGCGATGGAAAGCGCCGAGAACCCATATGTGAACGTCATCGCCGTGCGTAAAGGCGACGAGGAAGCCGCATGGGTTGAGACACTGCTCAAGGCCTATCATTCCGATGAAATCAAAGCCTTCATCGATGAAAGCTATCAGGGCACTGTTATCACCTCCTGGTAA
- a CDS encoding ABC transporter permease, translated as MVILLIYIVIFAVSFFLVRLAVDQTANGFVARKTVTFGDESAVTSNRTASVISILTIFLLWGAFTGSSLLPRFLHAPGPFEGLAELTYTAEAEDGSRDDATITVLVHPVGEDADTPQVDPGEGWAKNDAFTIGAWRSGLLRVDKNDEKGRDVGHRVVAVNGQQIVPGGEVLTDFGRVGMSPKGTLNFEPAKGWQMEPIWLPPPEAVVARLGEISSQGYRDSTLWEHLGYSLFRVVVGFALGALVGIPLGYAMGLSGWFRGWFDPIVEFMRPVPPLALIPLVIIWAGIGEVGKIILLFLAALWIMAIAARSGVSGVNITKVHAAYSLGASKAQIMRHVIVPNSLPEIFTGARVAMGVCWGTVVAAELVAAEKGAGMMIMVASKFQLTDIVLMGIILIGVIGFGIDMLMRKAERLLVPWKGRS; from the coding sequence ATGGTTATCCTACTGATTTATATCGTTATCTTTGCCGTCTCATTCTTTTTGGTGCGTCTTGCCGTCGACCAGACTGCGAATGGATTTGTTGCGCGCAAGACCGTCACCTTTGGCGATGAAAGCGCTGTCACCTCGAACCGCACCGCCAGCGTAATCTCGATCCTAACGATCTTTTTGCTGTGGGGCGCTTTTACCGGCTCGTCGCTGCTGCCCCGGTTTTTGCATGCGCCCGGCCCTTTTGAGGGGCTGGCCGAGCTGACCTATACCGCAGAGGCCGAAGACGGCAGCCGCGATGATGCGACGATCACCGTCTTGGTGCATCCCGTGGGCGAAGATGCCGACACGCCGCAGGTCGATCCCGGTGAAGGCTGGGCCAAGAATGACGCTTTCACCATCGGCGCATGGCGGTCGGGGCTTTTGCGCGTCGATAAGAATGACGAGAAGGGCCGCGATGTCGGGCACCGCGTCGTCGCGGTGAACGGCCAGCAGATCGTGCCGGGTGGGGAGGTGCTGACTGACTTTGGCCGCGTCGGCATGTCGCCCAAGGGCACGCTTAATTTTGAGCCTGCGAAGGGCTGGCAGATGGAGCCGATTTGGCTGCCGCCACCTGAGGCCGTGGTCGCCCGGTTGGGTGAGATTTCCAGCCAAGGTTACCGGGACAGCACCCTGTGGGAGCATTTGGGCTATTCGCTTTTCCGCGTTGTCGTGGGCTTTGCCCTTGGAGCGCTGGTGGGCATTCCGCTGGGCTATGCCATGGGCCTGTCGGGCTGGTTTCGCGGCTGGTTCGATCCGATTGTCGAATTCATGCGCCCCGTGCCGCCGCTTGCGCTGATTCCGCTGGTGATCATCTGGGCGGGGATCGGCGAGGTGGGCAAGATCATCCTGCTGTTCCTTGCGGCCCTATGGATCATGGCCATCGCTGCGCGGTCGGGCGTGTCGGGGGTGAATATCACCAAGGTCCACGCGGCCTATTCGCTTGGCGCGTCCAAGGCGCAGATCATGCGCCATGTGATCGTGCCGAACTCTCTGCCCGAGATCTTTACCGGGGCGCGGGTGGCGATGGGCGTCTGCTGGGGCACGGTGGTGGCCGCCGAACTGGTGGCCGCAGAAAAAGGGGCGGGGATGATGATCATGGTCGCCTCCAAATTCCAGCTGACCGACATCGTTTTGATGGGGATCATCCTGATTGGTGTCATCGGTTTTGGCATCGACATGTTGATGCGTAAGGCCGAGCGGCTGTTGGTGCCTTGGAAGGGGCGGTCTTAA
- a CDS encoding FAD-dependent oxidoreductase gives MADFPTTARVVIIGGGVVGVSTLYHLARAGWTDCVLLEKNELTAGSTWHAAGNCPNFSNSWAVMNMQRYGLEMYRSLGEAVGYPINYHVTGALRLAHSRERMQEFEHVASMARAQGLGMEMCTPAELKEHNPFIELHDLAGGLWDPLDGDIDPAQLTQALAKGAREAGGQIHRFTPATGIDRDGDEWIVHTEKGDIRCEKVVNAAGYYAQRVGEWFRPHGGRRVPAVVMSHQYFLTEEIPELAAWTAEKGHKMPMVRDVDSSYYLRQDKNGLNLGPYERNCKAHWITPDDPMPEDFSFQLYPDDLDRLEWYIEDAMARMPLLGQSGVGRVINGPIPYAPDGLPMLGPMAGVPNAFEAHSFTFGIAQGGGAGKVMAEWIMAGETEWDMWDVDPRRFTAHADHDFTLAKALETYGHEYAMHFPHHAWPAGRDKKLSPLHDRLRDAGGQMGAYNGWERANWFAKPGDDTSDAATQTWDREGPWAVRVREEVAAVRDHVGVLDLPGFSRFALAGPGAAEWLLGRIAGALPKVGRMTLGYFPDSRGRVLTEMSILRHAEDDFTLITAAPAQWHDFELLRDALPKGGAISLTDQTGQVSTLILCGPKSRALLAPLAPDADLALPWLSHQKASVQGKPALLARVSFAGELGWEIHAAPSDMPAIYDAVIAGGAVPFGMFALNSMRLEKGYRTWKGDLSQEYTLLEAGLDRFIRLEKPQAFPGKAALVAERAAGPQRRFVTLVVEGNPQDAPAMATLRLKGRVVGEVTSGGYGYRVDASIALGVVQAEAAVAGTDLTVEIFGQSYRATVQPDAPLWDSENTRIRAQEV, from the coding sequence GTGGCTGATTTTCCGACAACGGCACGGGTCGTGATCATCGGGGGCGGCGTGGTTGGGGTCTCGACCCTCTACCACCTTGCCCGCGCGGGTTGGACCGATTGCGTCCTGCTTGAAAAGAACGAACTCACCGCTGGCTCCACTTGGCATGCGGCGGGCAACTGCCCCAATTTCTCGAATTCATGGGCGGTGATGAACATGCAGCGCTATGGGCTAGAGATGTACCGCAGCTTGGGCGAGGCGGTGGGCTATCCGATCAACTACCACGTGACCGGGGCGCTGCGATTGGCCCATAGTCGTGAACGGATGCAGGAGTTTGAACATGTCGCCTCCATGGCCCGCGCGCAGGGGCTGGGGATGGAGATGTGCACCCCCGCCGAGCTGAAAGAGCATAACCCGTTCATAGAGCTACATGACCTTGCGGGCGGGTTGTGGGACCCCTTGGATGGAGACATCGACCCGGCACAACTGACCCAAGCTCTTGCCAAAGGCGCGCGGGAGGCCGGGGGGCAAATTCACCGCTTTACCCCCGCCACCGGCATAGACCGCGATGGGGACGAATGGATCGTCCATACCGAAAAGGGCGATATCCGCTGCGAGAAGGTGGTCAACGCTGCCGGCTATTACGCGCAGCGGGTCGGCGAATGGTTCCGCCCCCATGGCGGCCGCCGGGTGCCTGCCGTGGTGATGAGCCATCAGTATTTCCTGACCGAAGAAATCCCCGAGCTGGCCGCATGGACCGCCGAAAAGGGCCACAAAATGCCGATGGTCCGCGATGTGGACAGTTCCTATTACCTGCGGCAAGACAAGAACGGTCTGAACCTCGGTCCCTATGAGCGCAACTGCAAAGCCCATTGGATCACCCCCGACGATCCGATGCCCGAGGATTTCAGTTTTCAGCTCTACCCCGATGATCTGGACCGGCTGGAATGGTATATCGAAGACGCCATGGCGCGGATGCCGCTTTTGGGCCAAAGCGGTGTGGGGCGGGTGATCAATGGGCCGATCCCCTATGCGCCCGATGGCTTGCCGATGCTCGGCCCGATGGCCGGCGTGCCAAATGCCTTTGAGGCGCATAGCTTTACCTTCGGCATCGCGCAGGGCGGCGGCGCGGGCAAGGTCATGGCCGAATGGATCATGGCGGGTGAAACAGAGTGGGACATGTGGGATGTCGACCCGCGCCGCTTCACTGCCCATGCCGATCACGACTTCACCCTCGCCAAGGCTTTAGAGACCTATGGTCATGAATATGCGATGCATTTCCCGCATCACGCATGGCCCGCCGGGCGCGACAAGAAGCTGTCGCCGCTGCACGACCGGCTGCGTGATGCGGGCGGTCAAATGGGGGCTTACAACGGGTGGGAGCGGGCGAATTGGTTCGCCAAACCGGGTGATGACACCTCAGATGCCGCGACCCAGACATGGGACCGGGAGGGCCCTTGGGCGGTGCGGGTTCGTGAGGAGGTCGCTGCGGTGCGCGACCATGTCGGCGTGCTCGATCTGCCGGGGTTCTCGCGTTTCGCGCTGGCGGGACCGGGCGCTGCGGAGTGGCTACTGGGGCGAATTGCAGGCGCGCTGCCCAAAGTGGGGCGGATGACTTTAGGCTATTTTCCCGACAGCCGGGGCCGGGTGCTGACCGAGATGTCGATCCTGCGCCATGCAGAGGATGACTTCACCCTGATCACCGCCGCCCCCGCGCAATGGCATGACTTTGAACTGCTGCGCGATGCGTTGCCCAAAGGGGGGGCGATCAGCCTGACGGATCAAACAGGTCAAGTCTCGACCCTGATCCTCTGTGGCCCGAAATCCCGTGCGCTTTTGGCACCACTGGCTCCCGATGCCGATCTGGCATTGCCGTGGCTCAGCCATCAAAAGGCATCTGTGCAGGGCAAGCCCGCGTTGCTTGCGCGGGTCTCTTTCGCAGGCGAGTTGGGCTGGGAAATCCACGCGGCGCCCTCGGATATGCCCGCGATCTATGATGCGGTCATCGCGGGTGGGGCCGTACCTTTCGGGATGTTCGCGCTCAATTCCATGCGGCTTGAAAAAGGCTACCGCACCTGGAAAGGCGACCTGTCGCAGGAATACACTTTGCTGGAAGCCGGGTTGGACCGGTTCATCCGGTTGGAGAAACCGCAGGCGTTTCCGGGCAAAGCGGCGCTGGTTGCCGAACGGGCGGCGGGGCCGCAGCGGCGCTTCGTCACGTTGGTCGTTGAGGGCAATCCACAAGACGCGCCAGCGATGGCCACACTGCGCCTGAAGGGCCGGGTTGTGGGCGAAGTGACCAGCGGCGGCTATGGCTACCGCGTCGATGCCTCCATCGCCCTCGGGGTGGTTCAGGCCGAGGCTGCCGTGGCGGGCACCGACCTCACGGTGGAAATCTTTGGCCAGAGCTACCGCGCCACCGTACAGCCCGACGCGCCGCTTTGGGACAGTGAAAACACCCGCATCCGCGCGCAGGAGGTCTGA
- a CDS encoding FAD-dependent oxidoreductase: protein MVQLPSKARAVIIGGGVIGCSVAYHLTKLGWTDVVLLERKQLTSGTTWHAAGLIAQLRATQNMTRLAKYSQELYGALEAETGVATGFKRVGSITAALTPARREEILRQAAMARAFGVEVEEITPAEVHAKYPHVETEGMTGAVYLPKDGQGDPANIALALAKGARARGAIVAERVKATGVVRAGRRVTAVDWAGEDGSAGQIEAEHVINCAGMWGRDVGRMLGSNVPLQACEHFYIVTEAIPSLRELPVLRVPDEYAYYKEDAGKILLGAFEPVAKPWALQGIPESFEFDQLPEDFDQFEPILEMAVKRLPLLADAGIHTFFNGPESFTPDDAYHLGQAPEMDNVWVAAGFNSIGIQSAGGAGMALAQWMEDGQKPFDLGDVDISRMQPFQGNKTYLATRSTETLGLLYADHFPYRQKATARGIRRSPVHAHLQEHGAVMGEFAGWERANWFADAGQEREYRYAWGRQNWFDNQAAEHAAIRTGVGLYDMSSFGKIRVEGPEAEAFMNHICGAQMAVPVGKIVYTQFLNPRGGIEADVTVTRLSETAYLVVTPAATRLADETWLRRHAGERLVVITDVTAGEAVLAIMGPKAREVLQAISPNDFSNEMHPFGMAREIEIGMGLARAHRVSYVGELGWELYVSTEMAAHVFEVLIDAGAAYGLKLCGLHAMDSCRIEKGFRHFGHDITCEDHVLEAGLGFAVKTDKPDFIGRDAVLRKKEAGLTLRMVQFRLTDPEPLLYHAEPILRDGQLAGYLSSGNYGHHLGGAVGLGYVPCEGESVPDLLRSTYEIDVAGRRIKAEVSLKPMYDPSGARPKS from the coding sequence ATGGTACAACTGCCTTCCAAAGCCCGGGCCGTCATCATCGGCGGTGGCGTGATCGGCTGTTCGGTCGCGTACCATCTGACAAAGCTCGGCTGGACCGATGTCGTATTGCTGGAACGTAAACAACTGACCTCTGGCACCACATGGCACGCGGCAGGGCTGATCGCGCAGCTGCGCGCGACGCAGAACATGACGCGGCTGGCGAAATATTCCCAAGAACTCTACGGCGCGCTTGAGGCGGAAACCGGGGTCGCCACGGGGTTCAAGCGCGTGGGGTCGATCACTGCCGCGCTGACACCTGCGCGGCGCGAGGAAATTCTGCGTCAGGCCGCCATGGCCCGCGCCTTTGGCGTGGAGGTCGAGGAAATCACCCCCGCGGAAGTGCACGCCAAGTATCCCCACGTAGAGACCGAAGGCATGACCGGCGCGGTCTATCTGCCGAAAGACGGGCAGGGCGATCCGGCCAATATTGCACTGGCGTTGGCCAAGGGCGCGCGGGCGCGTGGTGCGATCGTGGCGGAGCGGGTCAAGGCCACCGGCGTGGTGCGCGCGGGGCGTAGGGTCACAGCAGTAGATTGGGCCGGGGAGGATGGCAGCGCGGGGCAGATCGAGGCCGAGCATGTCATCAATTGCGCAGGCATGTGGGGGCGGGACGTGGGCAGGATGCTGGGCAGTAACGTGCCGCTGCAAGCCTGCGAGCATTTCTATATCGTCACCGAAGCCATTCCCTCCTTGCGTGAATTGCCGGTGCTGCGTGTCCCCGATGAGTATGCCTATTACAAAGAGGATGCGGGCAAAATCCTGCTTGGTGCGTTTGAGCCTGTCGCCAAGCCATGGGCGCTGCAGGGCATCCCCGAGAGTTTCGAGTTTGACCAACTGCCCGAAGATTTCGACCAGTTCGAGCCGATCCTTGAGATGGCCGTCAAACGGTTGCCACTGCTGGCGGACGCGGGGATTCACACCTTTTTCAATGGTCCCGAAAGTTTCACCCCCGATGATGCCTATCACCTCGGTCAGGCCCCCGAGATGGACAATGTCTGGGTCGCCGCCGGGTTCAACTCTATCGGGATTCAGTCGGCGGGCGGCGCGGGCATGGCGCTGGCGCAATGGATGGAAGACGGGCAAAAACCCTTCGATCTGGGTGACGTGGACATCTCGCGGATGCAGCCGTTTCAGGGCAATAAGACCTATCTGGCGACGCGGTCGACCGAAACGCTGGGCCTGCTCTATGCCGATCACTTTCCCTATCGCCAAAAGGCGACCGCGCGGGGCATCCGGCGCAGCCCGGTGCACGCACATCTGCAGGAGCATGGCGCGGTCATGGGCGAATTTGCGGGCTGGGAGCGGGCCAATTGGTTTGCGGATGCCGGCCAAGAGCGTGAATACCGCTACGCTTGGGGGCGACAGAACTGGTTCGACAATCAAGCCGCCGAACACGCCGCCATCCGCACGGGCGTCGGGCTTTATGATATGTCGTCCTTCGGCAAGATCCGGGTCGAGGGGCCAGAGGCCGAGGCTTTCATGAACCATATCTGCGGTGCGCAGATGGCGGTGCCGGTGGGCAAGATTGTCTATACCCAGTTCCTCAACCCCCGCGGCGGGATCGAGGCGGATGTCACCGTGACGCGGCTCAGTGAGACGGCCTATCTCGTCGTCACCCCCGCCGCGACGCGGCTGGCGGATGAGACATGGCTGCGCCGTCATGCGGGCGAGCGCCTTGTTGTGATCACGGATGTGACGGCGGGCGAAGCGGTCCTCGCCATTATGGGGCCAAAGGCGCGGGAGGTTTTGCAGGCGATATCCCCCAATGACTTCTCTAACGAGATGCACCCCTTCGGCATGGCGCGGGAGATCGAGATCGGCATGGGGCTCGCCCGGGCGCACCGCGTGTCATACGTGGGCGAACTGGGTTGGGAGCTTTACGTCAGCACTGAAATGGCGGCCCATGTCTTTGAGGTGCTGATCGACGCAGGCGCGGCCTATGGGCTGAAACTCTGCGGGCTGCACGCGATGGACAGTTGCCGGATCGAAAAGGGCTTTCGCCATTTCGGCCATGACATCACCTGCGAGGACCATGTGCTGGAGGCGGGCTTGGGCTTTGCGGTGAAGACCGACAAGCCCGATTTCATTGGCCGCGACGCGGTGTTGCGCAAGAAGGAGGCGGGGCTGACCCTGCGAATGGTGCAATTCCGTCTGACGGACCCGGAGCCGCTGCTGTATCACGCCGAGCCGATCCTGCGGGACGGGCAACTCGCGGGCTATCTCAGTTCGGGCAATTACGGGCATCACTTGGGCGGCGCGGTCGGGCTGGGCTATGTGCCCTGCGAAGGGGAAAGCGTCCCCGACCTGCTGCGCTCGACCTATGAGATCGACGTCGCAGGCCGCCGGATCAAGGCCGAGGTGAGCCTGAAACCGATGTATGATCCCAGCGGAGCGCGCCCGAAAAGCTAG
- a CDS encoding XRE family transcriptional regulator produces the protein MTRAKRQGAEATAPRSLGADLRAIRKGRRLTLTDMAEALDRSVGWVSQVERDISTPSISDLRHMAEILDVPISLLFGEATVTPEERGYVVRAGARRAMGSAANGLTEELLSPDLTDSFEVIHSTFAAYSGLEAPVMRETQEVGFVISGRLNLKIAERSFTVCPGDSFRIRGEYYTWDNPYDTPAVVVWVISPPVY, from the coding sequence ATGACCCGAGCGAAAAGGCAGGGGGCCGAGGCCACGGCGCCACGCTCACTGGGGGCCGATTTACGCGCGATCCGCAAGGGGCGCAGACTGACCCTGACCGATATGGCCGAGGCGTTGGACCGTTCCGTTGGCTGGGTCAGTCAGGTCGAACGCGATATCTCGACCCCCTCCATCTCAGATCTGCGACACATGGCCGAAATCTTGGACGTGCCGATCTCGTTGCTTTTTGGCGAAGCGACAGTGACCCCCGAAGAACGCGGCTATGTCGTGCGCGCCGGGGCACGGCGGGCCATGGGAAGTGCGGCCAACGGGTTGACGGAAGAGTTGCTTTCCCCCGATCTGACCGACAGTTTCGAGGTCATCCATTCGACCTTTGCAGCCTATTCGGGGCTGGAGGCGCCCGTCATGCGCGAAACGCAGGAGGTGGGCTTTGTCATCTCGGGCCGGTTGAACCTGAAGATTGCAGAGCGCAGCTTTACCGTTTGCCCCGGCGACAGCTTTCGCATTCGGGGCGAATATTACACTTGGGACAACCCCTACGACACGCCTGCCGTGGTGGTCTGGGTGATCTCTCCGCCGGTTTACTGA
- a CDS encoding taurine ABC transporter ATP-binding protein, with protein MSGLKIENLSMRFDLPNGGHVQALENVSLDLAEGQLMSVLGPSGCGKTTLLNIVAGFLAPTSGEIVLNGHNVTGPDAERGMVFQQGALFEWMSVRENVSFGPRMKGQSEKQYGAEVDHLLDIVGLRDFKEKAIYELSGGMQQRVALARCLANDPDVILMDEPLGALDALTREKMQSLVLKLWKETGKTIILITHSVEEALLLGERLLVMAPRPGRIHREYRLPFADLGVGHDLREVKKHPEFAERREEILGMIWDMEEEIMGRTEDA; from the coding sequence ATGTCGGGACTAAAAATCGAAAATCTGTCGATGCGGTTCGACCTGCCCAATGGCGGTCACGTACAGGCGCTTGAAAACGTATCGCTTGACCTTGCCGAAGGCCAATTGATGTCGGTGCTGGGCCCCTCGGGCTGTGGCAAGACGACGCTTCTGAACATCGTTGCGGGATTTCTTGCGCCAACCTCGGGCGAGATCGTTTTGAATGGCCACAACGTGACCGGGCCGGATGCAGAGCGGGGGATGGTCTTTCAGCAGGGTGCGTTGTTTGAATGGATGTCGGTGCGCGAGAACGTGAGTTTTGGCCCTCGGATGAAGGGGCAGAGCGAAAAGCAATACGGGGCCGAGGTCGACCACCTGCTCGATATCGTCGGGCTGAGGGACTTCAAGGAAAAGGCGATCTACGAACTTTCCGGCGGGATGCAGCAGCGGGTGGCGCTGGCGCGTTGTCTGGCAAATGATCCCGACGTGATCCTGATGGATGAGCCTTTGGGCGCGCTTGATGCCCTGACTCGTGAAAAGATGCAAAGCCTTGTGCTGAAGCTTTGGAAAGAGACGGGCAAGACCATCATCCTCATCACCCATTCGGTCGAAGAAGCGCTGTTGCTGGGCGAGCGGCTCTTGGTCATGGCGCCGCGTCCGGGGCGCATTCACCGCGAATACCGTCTGCCCTTTGCCGATCTGGGGGTGGGCCACGATCTGCGCGAGGTTAAGAAACATCCAGAATTCGCCGAAAGACGCGAAGAGATCCTTGGTATGATCTGGGACATGGAAGAAGAGATTATGGGCCGGACGGAGGACGCATAA